GCAGGTAGTAGTCGCTGACTGTGGGGTCGGCCTTGCCGCGGGCACTGAACAGGCTTAACTCGGACTGTATTGCAAACCAGTACGAAGCCGCTGCGAGCACGAACGTCAGCAGCAGCGGAATGAACTGCGAAATCAGATTAAAGAAAGCACTAACAGGTTTCACCGGCATTCCCAAGGGTTGCGGTATTCGGGCTGGTTGGCCAGAATGAAATCACACAGTTCGCGCGCGGCGCCATCACCAGGCGGCCGGTTGTTGATCCAGTTGGCCGTCTTTTTCATGGGTTCCGGTGAATGGGGCGTGGTCGCTGCCAGTGCAACCTGCTGAAGCACAGGGTAGTCGGGCCAGTCGTCACCAAAAAATCCGCATTCCTGCCAGTCAAGACCAAGAGACTGACGAATGTCGTCATAGGCCTGCAATTTGGTTTTGCAGCCTTGAACCAGTTGATAAATTCCGAGGTCTTTGGCCCGTTTTTCGACGATGCTGCTGGAACGTGCGGTGATCCAGATCACTTTGATGCCATGGTCCATGAGCAGCCGCAAGCCTTGGCCATCGAACACGCTAAAGCG
The nucleotide sequence above comes from Limnobacter thiooxidans. Encoded proteins:
- a CDS encoding KdsC family phosphatase, coding for MNPEYENRPTAELAAAKIRLMGFDVDGTLTDGGLYFGNEGEVMKRFSVFDGQGLRLLMDHGIKVIWITARSSSIVEKRAKDLGIYQLVQGCKTKLQAYDDIRQSLGLDWQECGFFGDDWPDYPVLQQVALAATTPHSPEPMKKTANWINNRPPGDGAARELCDFILANQPEYRNPWECR